One part of the Solanum dulcamara chromosome 3, daSolDulc1.2, whole genome shotgun sequence genome encodes these proteins:
- the LOC129882227 gene encoding kinetochore-associated protein KNL-2 homolog isoform X2 has translation MASDSTAQTQRVDEEKETCEPKSSNSSKSCFQPTVCLKDWWLIRAETDSQGRTLAVAGLTSREGQALRGFTSAPILKIYDVFNLETIDGVCVVLKGFINKSRSEENDFPSEVIEQFLFGFPPQWETFNEKCLGRESKEVKDLKKLDQKDHVETTGETIQDHNGRQDYEVEDNLMRDNQNDGEVASEVIIQKATKRATRSSVKLNSTNTSTSIAKKQTIQDHNGRQDYEVEDNLMRDNQNDGEVASEVIVQKKTKRATRSLDKLNSTNTSTSIAKEQTIQDHNGRKDYEVEDNLMRDNENDGEVASEVIVQKKTKRAMRSSDKLNSTNTSTSIAKEQTADDNRTTHFKSSSASTKNAKRKLSYGSPQQGEEAVPLISPEPLSFNRSRSGRVLLPPMAFWRNQRAVYDADQRVTEVQQGDLNLDNISRVCRSEPSKERRKLR, from the exons ATGGCTTCTGATTCAACTGCTCAAACTCAAAGGGTCGACGAGGAGAAGGAAACTTGTGAACCCAAAAGCagcaattcatcaaaatcttGTTTTCAGCCAACA GTCTGTTTGAAAGATTGGTGGCTTATTAGGGCTGAAACAGATTCTCAAGGAAGGACCCTCGCCGTTGCTGGCCTCACTTCTCGAGA GGGTCAAGCACTGCGAGGATTCACTTCTGCACCAATTCTCAAGATATATGATGTTTTTAATCTTGAGACCATTGATGGGGTATGCGTTGTCCTCAAAGGCTTCATAAACAAAAGTCGTTCAGAGGAAAATGATTTTCCATCTGAG GTGATCGAACAGTTTCTTTTTGGTTTTCCTCCTCAATGGGAGACGTTTAATGAGAAATGCTTAGGAAGAGAATCTAAAG AGGTTAAAGATCTAAAGAAGTTAGATCAAAAGGATCATGTAGAGACTACTGGTGAAACAATACAGGATCATAATGGGAGACAAGACTATGAAGTAGAAGACAATTTGATGAGGGACAATCAGAATGATGGAGAAGTTGCAAGTGAAGTTATTATACAAAAGGCGACGAAAAGAGCAACGAGGTCATCGGTTAAGCTTAATTCTACAAACACTTCTACAAGCATTGCAAAGAAGCAAACAATACAGGATCATAATGGAAGACAAGACTATGAAGTAGAAGACAATTTGATGAGGGACAATCAGAATGATGGAGAAGTTGCAAGTGAAGTTATTGTACAAAAGAAGACAAAAAGAGCAACGAGGTCATTGGACAAGCTTAATTCTACAAACACTTCTACAAGCATTGCAAAGGAGCAAACAATACAGGATCATAATGGGAGAAAAGACTACGAAGTAGAAGACAATTTGATGAGGGACAATGAGAATGATGGAGAAGTTGCAAGTGAAGTTATTGTACAAAAGAAGACAAAAAGAGCAATGAGGTCCTCGGACAAGCTTAATTCTACAAACACTTCTACAAGCATTGCAAAGGAGCAAACTGCAGATGATAATCGAACAACTCACTTTAAAAGTTCAAGCGCATCCACGAAAAATGCAAAAAGAAAATTGTCATAT GGAAGTCCTCAGCAAGGGGAAGAGGCAGTTCCACTTATCTCTCCTGAACCTTTGAGTTTTAACAGATCCAGATCAG GGAGAGTGCTACTTCCTCCAATGGCATTTTGGCGCAATCAAAGAGCAGTTTATGATGCG GATCAGAGGGTTACAGAAGTTCAACAAGGCGACCTGAATCTTGACAATATATCTAGAG TGTGTAGATCTGAACCATCAAAAGAGAGACGAAAACTCAGATGA
- the LOC129882227 gene encoding kinetochore-associated protein KNL-2 homolog isoform X1 encodes MASDSTAQTQRVDEEKETCEPKSSNSSKSCFQPTVCLKDWWLIRAETDSQGRTLAVAGLTSREGQALRGFTSAPILKIYDVFNLETIDGVCVVLKGFINKSRSEENDFPSEVIEQFLFGFPPQWETFNEKCLGRESKGKGSASDALGFEKPSVCSEKVKDLKKLDQKDHVETTGETIQDHNGRQDYEVEDNLMRDNQNDGEVASEVIIQKATKRATRSSVKLNSTNTSTSIAKKQTIQDHNGRQDYEVEDNLMRDNQNDGEVASEVIVQKKTKRATRSLDKLNSTNTSTSIAKEQTIQDHNGRKDYEVEDNLMRDNENDGEVASEVIVQKKTKRAMRSSDKLNSTNTSTSIAKEQTADDNRTTHFKSSSASTKNAKRKLSYGSPQQGEEAVPLISPEPLSFNRSRSGRVLLPPMAFWRNQRAVYDADQRVTEVQQGDLNLDNISRVCRSEPSKERRKLR; translated from the exons ATGGCTTCTGATTCAACTGCTCAAACTCAAAGGGTCGACGAGGAGAAGGAAACTTGTGAACCCAAAAGCagcaattcatcaaaatcttGTTTTCAGCCAACA GTCTGTTTGAAAGATTGGTGGCTTATTAGGGCTGAAACAGATTCTCAAGGAAGGACCCTCGCCGTTGCTGGCCTCACTTCTCGAGA GGGTCAAGCACTGCGAGGATTCACTTCTGCACCAATTCTCAAGATATATGATGTTTTTAATCTTGAGACCATTGATGGGGTATGCGTTGTCCTCAAAGGCTTCATAAACAAAAGTCGTTCAGAGGAAAATGATTTTCCATCTGAG GTGATCGAACAGTTTCTTTTTGGTTTTCCTCCTCAATGGGAGACGTTTAATGAGAAATGCTTAGGAAGAGAATCTAAAGGTAAGGGTTCTGCAAGTGATGCCCTTGGTTTTGAAAAACCATCTGTGTGTTCAGAAA AGGTTAAAGATCTAAAGAAGTTAGATCAAAAGGATCATGTAGAGACTACTGGTGAAACAATACAGGATCATAATGGGAGACAAGACTATGAAGTAGAAGACAATTTGATGAGGGACAATCAGAATGATGGAGAAGTTGCAAGTGAAGTTATTATACAAAAGGCGACGAAAAGAGCAACGAGGTCATCGGTTAAGCTTAATTCTACAAACACTTCTACAAGCATTGCAAAGAAGCAAACAATACAGGATCATAATGGAAGACAAGACTATGAAGTAGAAGACAATTTGATGAGGGACAATCAGAATGATGGAGAAGTTGCAAGTGAAGTTATTGTACAAAAGAAGACAAAAAGAGCAACGAGGTCATTGGACAAGCTTAATTCTACAAACACTTCTACAAGCATTGCAAAGGAGCAAACAATACAGGATCATAATGGGAGAAAAGACTACGAAGTAGAAGACAATTTGATGAGGGACAATGAGAATGATGGAGAAGTTGCAAGTGAAGTTATTGTACAAAAGAAGACAAAAAGAGCAATGAGGTCCTCGGACAAGCTTAATTCTACAAACACTTCTACAAGCATTGCAAAGGAGCAAACTGCAGATGATAATCGAACAACTCACTTTAAAAGTTCAAGCGCATCCACGAAAAATGCAAAAAGAAAATTGTCATAT GGAAGTCCTCAGCAAGGGGAAGAGGCAGTTCCACTTATCTCTCCTGAACCTTTGAGTTTTAACAGATCCAGATCAG GGAGAGTGCTACTTCCTCCAATGGCATTTTGGCGCAATCAAAGAGCAGTTTATGATGCG GATCAGAGGGTTACAGAAGTTCAACAAGGCGACCTGAATCTTGACAATATATCTAGAG TGTGTAGATCTGAACCATCAAAAGAGAGACGAAAACTCAGATGA
- the LOC129881986 gene encoding agamous-like MADS-box protein AGL29 translates to MDKRTRKGRQKIEMKLIESKETRTLTFLKTKKGLFKKADEYSTLTGADVGVLLFSPSGRPYSYGSTNIHKEVQALEEKDKEHPRSDILTDKHMLEQYMASMSRLEKLKKDIKGKCVPEPEEE, encoded by the exons ATGGATAAGAGGACCAGAAAGGGTAGGCAAAAgattgaaatgaagttgattGAGTCTAAGGAAACACGCACGCTTACTTTCTTGAAAACGAAAAAAGGCTTGTTCAAGAAAGCAGATGAGTATTCAACTCTGACCGGAGCAGATGTTGGTGTTTTACTCTTTTCACCAAGTGGAAGACCATATTCCTATGGTTCCACGA ATATTCATAAAGAAGTACAAGCATTGGAAGAGAAAGATAAAGAGCACCCTCGCTCGGACATACTGACAGACAAACACATGTTGGAGCAGTACATGGCATCCATGTCTCGGTTGGAAAAACTTAAAAAGGATATAAAAGGTAAATGTGTCCCTGAGCCAGAAGAAGAGTAG